A region of Acidisarcina sp. DNA encodes the following proteins:
- a CDS encoding sigma factor-like helix-turn-helix DNA-binding protein, which yields MFNLDRAFFEDQTPKLISSAKRSLQDRQRDIYDSHRHRVYAVAYYMIGNELAAEETLTQTFVRAFQIAEEPDAKTVDAVLMGELRAQLGFDEPAPFMEVTTEGSNGSRNIRRTDLEEAIQQLPPMERLVFLLKDVEGYSTAAIGDFVSLPAADLPRILLSARLRLRSILASGISAKPSFQGDDPSSASAAA from the coding sequence TTGTTCAACCTTGATCGCGCATTTTTTGAAGATCAGACGCCGAAGCTGATTTCTTCAGCAAAGCGTTCGCTGCAAGATCGTCAACGGGATATTTACGACAGTCACCGCCATCGAGTCTACGCCGTGGCTTACTACATGATCGGCAATGAACTCGCTGCGGAAGAGACTCTGACGCAAACTTTTGTGCGTGCATTCCAAATAGCGGAAGAGCCGGACGCCAAAACCGTCGATGCCGTATTAATGGGAGAGCTGCGCGCACAGTTGGGATTCGACGAACCTGCTCCGTTCATGGAAGTCACGACTGAGGGCTCGAACGGTAGCCGCAACATCCGCAGAACAGATCTGGAGGAAGCGATCCAGCAATTACCTCCTATGGAGCGGTTAGTCTTTCTGCTGAAGGATGTGGAAGGGTACTCCACGGCAGCGATCGGCGACTTTGTCAGTCTGCCTGCCGCCGATCTTCCGCGTATTCTGCTTTCGGCCCGGTTAAGATTGCGTTCCATCCTTGCATCGGGCATATCCGCCAAACCTTCGTTCCAGGGTGATGATCCCTCGTCCGCTTCGGCAGCCGCGTAA
- a CDS encoding LrgB family protein, protein MNFVQGIVRNPVFSIVLTLLVYWPALALHRRWHWIPPVVATCLPIVAFLLLVREPYTEYNRGGSYLSWWLGPATVALAVPMYRHGMTLRKSLPRLVLIVLAGSIVGMISAGLTAWLLGAPLPVVMSTVPKSVTTPIAIEVCRELKGIPQITIALVLLTGVLGASFGLPLLRLVGVQDDRAIGAAIGTSAHGIGTASLVRHSEMQATVSSWAMAVAGVFTSLLASLLMLFLH, encoded by the coding sequence ATGAATTTCGTGCAGGGGATTGTCAGAAATCCGGTCTTTAGCATTGTGCTTACCTTGTTGGTCTATTGGCCGGCTCTTGCGCTGCACAGGCGCTGGCACTGGATTCCGCCCGTCGTTGCTACCTGCCTGCCGATCGTGGCTTTCCTGCTTTTGGTGCGTGAGCCTTACACGGAGTACAACCGCGGGGGCAGCTATCTGAGCTGGTGGCTGGGGCCGGCGACCGTGGCGCTGGCGGTGCCCATGTACCGGCATGGCATGACGCTGCGAAAGTCCTTGCCGAGGCTGGTGCTGATCGTGCTGGCTGGCTCGATCGTGGGCATGATCTCTGCCGGACTTACCGCGTGGTTGCTGGGCGCACCCTTGCCGGTCGTGATGTCCACTGTGCCCAAGTCAGTGACCACACCGATCGCCATCGAAGTATGCCGGGAGCTCAAGGGCATTCCGCAGATCACTATCGCACTGGTACTGCTGACAGGAGTGTTGGGCGCCAGCTTTGGGCTGCCACTGCTGCGGCTGGTGGGCGTGCAAGACGATCGAGCTATCGGCGCCGCCATCGGCACGTCCGCACACGGTATCGGCACAGCAAGCTTGGTACGGCACTCGGAGATGCAGGCCACTGTCTCTTCCTGGGCCATGGCCGTGGCGGGCGTATTTACATCATTGCTGGCATCACTGCTAATGCTGTTTCTGCATTGA
- the glmU gene encoding bifunctional UDP-N-acetylglucosamine diphosphorylase/glucosamine-1-phosphate N-acetyltransferase GlmU yields MIKVAIVIMAAGKGTRLKSKRPKVLHEIGGKPLLSHVIAAAREIVPAKDIYVVIGHEAERVQNAVRSTGVQFVLQAEQRGTGHAIQCAQPFVEGYDHILVLSGDVPLIRKETIAGIRKFHLEQHAAMTILTAAPEDPHGYGRVLRKSPASVEVAAIVEQKALTPEQINAPEINSGIYAFQTGPLFRHIGELQTANAHAEYYLTDMARILVDAGERVVALEAEFPNEVLGANTIAELVQLDATLRANTARKLMAEGVTILRPESCLIDAEVQVGADTILEPGVQLLGNTKIGENCRIRSYSVIENATIGNDVLIRQGSIIADSTIEAGAMIGPYSHVRPGSEIGEGAHVGNFVETKKTKLGKGSKANHLSYLGDANIGSGVNVGAGVITCNYDGVFKHTTNIGDGVFVGSNSTLVAPITVGDGTYIAAASCITEDVPQDALALGRTRQTNKPGWARIRRERMAKLKKT; encoded by the coding sequence ATGATCAAAGTTGCAATCGTCATTATGGCGGCGGGCAAAGGCACCCGCCTGAAATCGAAACGTCCAAAGGTGTTGCACGAGATCGGCGGAAAGCCCCTGCTCTCCCACGTCATCGCGGCTGCCCGGGAGATCGTGCCGGCGAAGGATATTTATGTCGTGATTGGCCACGAGGCCGAGCGCGTCCAGAACGCCGTCCGCTCCACCGGAGTGCAGTTTGTGCTGCAGGCGGAACAACGCGGCACCGGACACGCCATCCAATGCGCTCAGCCTTTTGTAGAAGGCTATGACCACATCCTGGTCCTCTCCGGAGACGTCCCGCTGATTCGCAAGGAGACGATTGCGGGCATTCGCAAATTCCACCTGGAGCAGCATGCAGCGATGACCATCCTCACCGCAGCCCCCGAGGATCCGCACGGCTATGGCCGCGTCCTGCGCAAATCTCCCGCATCGGTTGAGGTTGCAGCGATCGTGGAGCAAAAGGCGCTTACGCCGGAGCAAATCAACGCACCGGAGATTAACTCCGGCATCTATGCCTTCCAAACTGGCCCTCTCTTTCGCCACATCGGGGAGTTGCAGACGGCTAATGCCCATGCCGAGTATTACCTGACGGATATGGCGCGCATCCTGGTCGATGCGGGGGAACGTGTCGTAGCGCTGGAGGCCGAGTTCCCCAACGAGGTGCTCGGCGCCAACACCATTGCAGAACTCGTGCAACTGGACGCAACGCTTCGTGCGAACACCGCACGCAAGCTTATGGCGGAGGGCGTCACCATTCTTCGCCCGGAGAGTTGCCTCATCGATGCCGAGGTACAAGTCGGCGCGGATACGATTCTCGAACCGGGAGTACAGTTGCTCGGTAATACAAAGATCGGCGAGAACTGCCGGATTCGTTCCTACTCAGTGATCGAGAATGCCACCATTGGGAACGATGTGCTCATTCGGCAGGGCTCCATTATTGCCGACTCAACCATTGAGGCGGGAGCCATGATCGGCCCCTACAGCCATGTGCGCCCAGGCAGCGAGATCGGCGAAGGAGCCCACGTCGGCAACTTTGTGGAAACGAAGAAGACGAAGCTCGGCAAGGGATCCAAGGCAAATCATCTGAGCTACCTGGGAGACGCCAACATCGGCAGCGGAGTGAACGTGGGAGCCGGTGTCATCACCTGCAACTATGACGGCGTCTTTAAGCACACAACCAATATTGGAGATGGAGTGTTTGTGGGCAGCAATTCCACTCTGGTTGCGCCCATCACGGTAGGAGACGGCACATACATTGCCGCAGCATCCTGCATCACGGAGGATGTACCACAGGATGCGCTGGCGCTTGGCCGTACCAGGCAGACGAACAAGCCCGGATGGGCCAGGATCCGCCGCGAGCGCATGGCAAAGCTCAAGAAGACTTAG
- a CDS encoding CidA/LrgA family protein gives MTLRFYKRIRFEHMIDYLRGFSIVVGFLSLGSLLHRLGIPIPGGVLGLIVFYLAMSTGLIKLKWMERTANLLLRNMVLMFVPLTVGLMDMGPLLSRQALAMSASLVVSLVAVLLTTGVLGRWLLPTESIQPEFSAHTVKHEATEDGQ, from the coding sequence ATGACTCTGCGTTTCTATAAAAGAATCAGATTTGAACATATGATCGACTATTTGCGCGGATTTTCAATTGTAGTGGGCTTCTTATCACTTGGGTCGCTGTTGCACCGGCTCGGCATTCCCATCCCTGGAGGAGTTCTGGGATTGATCGTGTTTTATCTGGCGATGTCGACCGGCCTGATAAAGCTAAAGTGGATGGAGAGAACGGCAAATCTGCTGCTTCGCAATATGGTGCTTATGTTTGTGCCGCTGACAGTGGGGCTGATGGACATGGGGCCTCTGCTGTCGCGGCAGGCCCTGGCGATGAGCGCCAGCCTGGTAGTGAGCCTGGTGGCTGTATTGCTAACGACCGGCGTGCTGGGCCGCTGGCTTCTGCCAACTGAGTCCATCCAGCCGGAGTTCAGCGCGCACACCGTAAAGCATGAAGCGACTGAGGATGGCCAATGA
- a CDS encoding 4a-hydroxytetrahydrobiopterin dehydratase, which produces MALLNEETVQHKLQSIPDWNLEQHEIVRTFSFPDFITALQFVNRVGENAEALGHHPDIDIRYNKVRLALTSHDAGGLTEMDFSLAASCDSTSEAIHK; this is translated from the coding sequence ATGGCCCTACTTAATGAGGAAACCGTTCAGCACAAACTGCAATCGATCCCGGACTGGAACCTGGAGCAACATGAGATTGTCCGCACCTTCAGTTTTCCGGACTTTATAACCGCTTTGCAATTCGTCAATCGGGTCGGAGAAAATGCCGAAGCCCTGGGCCACCATCCAGATATAGATATTCGCTATAACAAAGTTCGCCTGGCGCTGACCTCGCATGATGCCGGCGGCCTAACCGAGATGGACTTTAGCCTGGCGGCGAGCTGCGATTCCACTTCCGAAGCAATCCACAAGTAA
- the vorB gene encoding 3-methyl-2-oxobutanoate dehydrogenase subunit VorB: MRKQLMKGNEAVVKSAILSGCRAFYGYPITPASEIAEAAAQYMTPAGGVFLQAESEVAAINMMYGAASAGVRTMTASSGPGISLMQEGISYMAGAELPGVIVDITRGGPGLGNIAAEQSDYHQVVKGGGHGNYRTIVLAPDSVQEMADLTALAFEVADRYRNPVVVLADGFIGQMMEPVEFPQSAIAPRLPEWAVAGTAASRGNLITSLHMDCDELEAHLRHLETKYLCAKQHEVRAEEWHADGAEVVLVGYGIAGRILKAVAAEARAAGLNVGVLRPITLYPFPEMHLQRLATHARVFVVVELSNGQLLEDVKLALNGARPVEFLGRGGGNVPSIEDVLSFVREQAFRYPPVKQPEEGRLVHV, from the coding sequence ATGCGCAAGCAACTGATGAAGGGGAACGAAGCAGTTGTGAAGAGCGCGATTCTCTCGGGTTGCCGTGCGTTCTATGGATATCCCATCACACCGGCAAGCGAGATTGCAGAGGCGGCGGCGCAATACATGACGCCGGCAGGAGGAGTGTTTCTGCAGGCGGAGAGCGAGGTAGCAGCGATCAACATGATGTACGGCGCGGCGTCGGCGGGCGTAAGAACCATGACGGCGTCAAGTGGCCCGGGGATCAGCCTGATGCAGGAGGGCATCAGCTACATGGCGGGCGCGGAGTTGCCCGGCGTGATCGTGGACATCACTCGCGGCGGCCCTGGCCTGGGGAACATTGCAGCGGAGCAGAGTGACTATCACCAGGTGGTCAAGGGTGGCGGCCATGGAAACTATCGAACGATTGTGCTGGCACCGGATTCCGTGCAGGAGATGGCGGATTTAACAGCCCTTGCCTTCGAAGTGGCAGACCGCTATCGCAATCCAGTGGTGGTGCTTGCGGATGGATTCATCGGGCAGATGATGGAGCCGGTGGAGTTTCCTCAGAGCGCAATCGCGCCGCGTTTACCGGAGTGGGCCGTAGCAGGTACGGCAGCGTCACGCGGCAATCTCATCACATCACTGCATATGGATTGCGATGAGTTGGAGGCGCATCTCCGCCACCTGGAGACGAAGTATCTCTGCGCGAAGCAGCATGAGGTGCGCGCAGAGGAGTGGCATGCGGATGGAGCAGAGGTTGTGCTGGTGGGATACGGTATTGCGGGGAGAATTCTGAAGGCCGTAGCAGCGGAGGCTCGCGCAGCCGGGCTCAATGTGGGCGTGCTGCGTCCCATCACTCTGTATCCATTTCCAGAGATGCATCTGCAGCGCCTCGCCACGCATGCGCGTGTCTTCGTGGTTGTGGAGTTGAGCAATGGCCAGCTGCTCGAAGATGTGAAGCTCGCATTGAACGGTGCGCGTCCGGTCGAGTTTCTGGGTCGAGGGGGAGGGAATGTGCCGTCAATCGAAGATGTCCTCAGCTTTGTGCGAGAACAGGCGTTCCGTTATCCGCCGGTAAAGCAGCCGGAAGAAGGGCGGCTGGTTCATGTCTAA
- a CDS encoding 4Fe-4S dicluster domain-containing protein, with amino-acid sequence MEMRDRGLLQVDVEECKGCGLCIEACPPKVIRMSERLNHYGYRTATYAGAGCTGCGICFMVCPEPGAITVLCAAAYRNPKANTWPQV; translated from the coding sequence ATGGAGATGCGCGACAGAGGCTTGCTTCAGGTAGATGTGGAGGAGTGCAAAGGATGCGGCCTTTGCATCGAAGCGTGTCCGCCGAAGGTGATTCGCATGAGTGAGAGGCTGAATCACTACGGTTACAGGACAGCGACATACGCAGGCGCAGGTTGCACGGGTTGCGGAATCTGCTTCATGGTGTGTCCCGAGCCGGGAGCGATCACAGTTCTGTGTGCTGCGGCTTACAGGAATCCGAAGGCGAACACCTGGCCACAGGTGTAG
- a CDS encoding HD domain-containing phosphohydrolase → MTAVRILVVDDDADVRKSIGAALKAADYQPLLAASSSDALHHIEKEDPFDLVLSDITLKGVDGLGLLDRLKDREPDTPVVIISAIHDIGMAITAMRRGAYDYLLKPFENALLHKTVRQALDYRRLVKQNSEVRENLQQLISSRTEMLGQAVADLERSYDITLEALGDALDLKDSETEGHSKRVTAFTIALARALGLGPSEIRVIARGAFLHDIGKMAIPDAILLKPGRLSAEEQAIMREHCARGYHILHKIPFLHDAAEIVYSHQEHFDGSGYPRGLKGEEIPLGARVFAIADALDAITSDRPYRCANSFEAARREIRRCAGTQFDPAIVETYLSLPDQLWQDLRAEIRHHNQRYAPLTYSE, encoded by the coding sequence ATGACAGCAGTTCGAATCCTGGTAGTCGATGACGATGCAGATGTAAGGAAGTCAATCGGGGCGGCATTAAAGGCGGCGGATTACCAGCCCCTTTTGGCCGCCAGCAGCAGTGATGCCCTGCATCACATTGAAAAAGAAGACCCCTTCGATCTCGTTCTCTCCGATATCACCCTGAAAGGCGTGGATGGCCTGGGGCTGCTCGATCGTCTGAAGGATCGCGAACCCGACACTCCCGTCGTCATCATCAGCGCCATTCACGACATCGGGATGGCCATCACCGCCATGCGTCGTGGAGCCTACGATTACCTGCTGAAGCCGTTCGAAAATGCCCTGTTGCACAAAACCGTGCGTCAGGCGCTGGATTACCGCCGGCTGGTGAAGCAGAATTCAGAGGTCCGTGAGAATCTCCAGCAGCTGATCTCGTCCCGAACAGAGATGCTGGGACAGGCTGTTGCCGATCTGGAGCGATCCTACGACATTACGCTCGAAGCGCTCGGCGATGCTCTCGATCTGAAAGATTCGGAAACCGAAGGCCACTCCAAACGCGTCACCGCCTTCACCATAGCCTTGGCGCGTGCTCTGGGGCTTGGTCCCTCCGAGATACGGGTCATCGCTCGCGGTGCATTCCTGCATGACATCGGCAAAATGGCGATTCCTGACGCCATCCTGCTGAAGCCGGGGAGGCTCAGTGCGGAAGAGCAGGCCATCATGCGCGAACATTGCGCCCGAGGCTACCATATTTTGCACAAGATCCCTTTCCTGCATGACGCAGCGGAGATTGTTTACAGCCATCAGGAACACTTTGACGGTTCGGGATACCCACGAGGGCTCAAGGGAGAGGAGATCCCGCTCGGCGCGCGCGTTTTTGCCATCGCGGATGCTCTGGACGCGATCACCTCGGATCGACCTTACCGTTGCGCAAACAGCTTTGAGGCAGCCCGGCGAGAGATACGCCGCTGCGCCGGCACGCAGTTCGATCCCGCAATCGTCGAAACCTATCTCAGCCTGCCAGATCAGCTTTGGCAGGATCTGCGCGCCGAGATTCGCCATCATAACCAGCGATATGCCCCATTGACCTACTCCGAATAA
- a CDS encoding CYCXC family (seleno)protein translates to MKRIVLGVLMGLATAGAFAQWSNPGDDVPAYNSQPPTAKLPPILSGSQLQGPSFRYPWQTQVYRMAVKIPAVLHQLPCYCRCDRALGHNSLHSCFENTHGAECSTCAKEAVYAYRQTKLGKTPKQIREGVERKAYESIDLEHLGS, encoded by the coding sequence ATGAAGCGTATTGTGCTGGGCGTGCTCATGGGACTAGCCACTGCAGGCGCATTTGCTCAATGGTCGAATCCAGGGGATGACGTGCCAGCCTATAACTCCCAGCCTCCCACAGCAAAGCTTCCACCGATTCTGTCCGGCAGCCAGTTGCAAGGCCCATCCTTCCGCTACCCATGGCAAACGCAGGTCTATCGGATGGCGGTAAAGATTCCTGCCGTGCTCCATCAGCTTCCCTGCTATTGCCGCTGTGACCGCGCGCTTGGTCATAACAGCCTGCATAGCTGCTTTGAGAACACGCACGGCGCCGAGTGCTCCACCTGCGCCAAGGAAGCGGTGTACGCCTACCGCCAGACGAAGCTCGGGAAGACGCCTAAGCAAATTCGCGAAGGGGTGGAGCGAAAAGCATACGAATCCATCGACCTGGAGCATCTTGGATCGTAG
- a CDS encoding pitrilysin family protein, whose protein sequence is MNRNATLALAAALSLLAVPALRAQSAQPQAQPWKSIAIPPLHAFHPQQPKRIALPNGVVVFLQEDHELPFVNGFVELRGGSRDIDPAKAGLIDLYGETWRTSGTATINGDKLDDLLEAKAAKVETNGDLDSTSVGWSCLKADQDQVFAIAVDLLLHPVFNQQKLELAKQAAAAEIVRRNEDPGGIAAREAAKLVYGAQSPYSRISEIATVQSVTVDDLKKWHDHTVVPNNMIVGVSGDFDSAQMERRIREAFEPLKPGTKILPPNEKFSGPTPGVYLVDKQDVNQSNIWIVGLGTERRNPDYFALALMNEIFSGGFGSRLFQKVRTQLGLAYSVGGSYGASYDHPGLFHVVAGTKSASTVDATQAMLKEIDNLKTQPFTEEELKNAKDQILNSFIFSYDSKEKILSESARLEFYGYPADFLEKYRAGIEKVTTADVQRVARKYIDPSKLAILVVGNAADFGTPLEKLGKVQPVDITIPMPPGMEAPGGKGR, encoded by the coding sequence GTGAATCGGAACGCCACGCTCGCACTGGCAGCGGCCTTGAGCCTCCTCGCGGTTCCAGCGCTTCGCGCGCAATCAGCACAGCCACAGGCACAACCGTGGAAGTCCATCGCCATTCCTCCGCTCCATGCCTTTCATCCCCAGCAGCCGAAGAGAATCGCGCTGCCGAACGGCGTGGTCGTGTTTCTTCAGGAGGACCATGAGCTTCCCTTCGTCAACGGCTTTGTGGAGTTGCGCGGCGGGTCGCGCGACATCGATCCAGCCAAAGCCGGCCTGATCGATCTTTATGGAGAAACATGGAGGACCAGCGGAACCGCAACCATAAATGGCGACAAGCTGGACGACCTGCTGGAAGCGAAAGCCGCCAAAGTGGAGACCAACGGAGATCTGGATTCCACCAGCGTAGGCTGGTCCTGCCTGAAGGCTGACCAGGACCAGGTCTTTGCAATCGCCGTCGATTTGCTGCTGCATCCCGTCTTCAACCAGCAGAAGCTGGAGCTGGCGAAGCAGGCAGCGGCGGCGGAGATCGTTCGCCGGAATGAGGACCCCGGCGGGATTGCTGCGCGCGAAGCTGCCAAGCTCGTCTACGGCGCCCAAAGTCCCTATTCGCGCATCTCCGAGATCGCAACCGTTCAATCTGTAACAGTCGATGATCTAAAGAAGTGGCATGATCATACAGTCGTGCCCAACAACATGATCGTCGGTGTCTCCGGCGACTTTGACTCGGCGCAAATGGAGCGCAGGATTCGCGAGGCCTTCGAGCCATTGAAGCCGGGCACGAAGATTCTTCCGCCAAACGAAAAGTTCTCCGGCCCCACGCCGGGCGTCTACCTCGTCGACAAGCAGGACGTGAACCAAAGCAATATCTGGATTGTCGGCCTGGGGACGGAGCGCAGAAACCCTGACTATTTCGCGCTGGCACTGATGAACGAGATCTTCAGCGGCGGATTTGGCTCACGCCTGTTTCAAAAGGTGCGCACGCAACTGGGGCTTGCTTACTCGGTAGGTGGCTCCTACGGCGCCTCCTACGACCACCCTGGACTCTTCCACGTGGTCGCTGGAACCAAGAGCGCCAGCACGGTGGATGCGACACAGGCGATGTTGAAGGAGATCGACAATCTGAAGACGCAGCCATTTACGGAAGAGGAATTGAAGAACGCAAAGGATCAGATCCTGAACTCTTTCATCTTCAGCTATGACAGCAAGGAAAAGATTCTCTCCGAAAGCGCGCGGCTGGAGTTTTACGGATACCCGGCGGACTTTCTTGAGAAGTATCGCGCCGGCATCGAGAAGGTAACGACAGCCGACGTGCAGCGCGTCGCACGAAAGTATATCGACCCCTCCAAGCTCGCGATCCTCGTGGTCGGCAACGCTGCCGATTTCGGAACGCCGTTGGAAAAACTGGGCAAGGTTCAGCCCGTGGATATCACCATTCCCATGCCGCCAGGCATGGAAGCGCCGGGAGGAAAGGGTCGCTAG
- a CDS encoding 2-oxoacid:acceptor oxidoreductase family protein gives MSNETVSEYAVVHARPDAFYECFERKPELQHQTHYCPGCGHGIVHKMLAQAIDQLGIQDRTILVSPVGCSVFAYYYLDVGNIQGAHGRAPAVATAVKRSRPGSIVIDYQGDGDLSAIGSAEILHAANRGENFTVIFVNNAIYSMTGGQMAPTTLLGQKSTTTPHGRSAASEGYPLHVSELLATLEAPVYIERVGLGDNRQIAQAARAVRRAVENQVHGLGFSMVEVLSPCPTIWKMSSVEAQRWVRDVMVKTYPLAVFRDRTQDAQPRVVSEAAPALEEIPRIVGVVEEEDSSAVNSASTEQIAEDLDLRVRVAGFGGQGVLLLGEVLAEAGLDAGLEVSWLPSYGPEMRSGTSNCHVRLSKRPIDSPLVMRPNVLVAMNEPSLRKFYASVRSGGWILYNGETLPADCARADVHVLAMQFTQVADELGDARASNMVMLGALLENIAVLPEASVGAALRRLVKHAQWVALDERALARGRELYRNSSRI, from the coding sequence ATGTCTAACGAGACGGTTTCAGAATACGCAGTGGTGCATGCGCGGCCCGACGCGTTTTACGAGTGCTTCGAGCGAAAGCCGGAGTTGCAGCACCAGACGCACTATTGCCCGGGCTGCGGACATGGCATCGTTCACAAGATGCTCGCGCAGGCCATTGATCAGCTAGGCATCCAGGACAGAACAATTCTTGTCAGCCCGGTCGGATGCTCAGTGTTTGCGTACTACTACCTCGACGTCGGCAACATTCAAGGCGCGCATGGGCGTGCCCCGGCTGTAGCAACAGCGGTCAAGCGCAGCAGGCCGGGCAGCATCGTGATCGACTACCAGGGGGACGGAGATCTATCGGCAATTGGGTCGGCGGAGATTCTGCATGCCGCGAACCGTGGCGAGAACTTCACAGTGATCTTCGTGAATAACGCGATCTATAGCATGACCGGCGGCCAGATGGCTCCGACGACGCTGCTGGGGCAGAAGAGCACGACAACTCCGCATGGGCGAAGCGCGGCGAGTGAAGGGTATCCGCTGCATGTGAGCGAACTGCTGGCAACGCTGGAGGCCCCGGTTTACATTGAGCGCGTTGGTTTGGGAGATAACAGGCAGATCGCGCAGGCGGCGCGCGCAGTCCGGCGAGCCGTGGAGAACCAGGTGCACGGGTTGGGCTTCTCCATGGTGGAAGTGTTGTCACCATGTCCGACGATCTGGAAGATGTCGTCGGTCGAGGCACAGCGGTGGGTGCGTGACGTGATGGTGAAGACTTATCCGCTGGCGGTTTTTCGCGACCGCACACAAGACGCACAGCCCCGCGTGGTATCTGAGGCAGCGCCGGCCCTGGAGGAGATTCCGCGAATTGTTGGCGTTGTCGAAGAAGAAGATTCGTCGGCAGTGAATTCCGCAAGTACAGAGCAAATAGCAGAAGATCTGGATCTTCGCGTGCGCGTAGCGGGCTTTGGCGGGCAGGGAGTGCTCTTGCTGGGCGAAGTGCTGGCGGAGGCTGGGCTCGATGCGGGGCTGGAGGTGTCATGGCTTCCGTCCTACGGGCCAGAGATGCGCTCCGGCACCTCGAACTGCCACGTGCGGCTATCCAAACGGCCAATCGATTCGCCTCTGGTGATGCGGCCCAACGTGCTGGTAGCGATGAATGAGCCATCGCTGCGAAAGTTCTATGCGAGCGTGCGCAGCGGCGGATGGATTCTCTACAACGGAGAAACGCTGCCAGCAGATTGCGCGCGGGCAGATGTGCACGTGCTGGCAATGCAATTTACGCAGGTGGCCGATGAACTGGGCGATGCGCGAGCCAGCAACATGGTGATGCTGGGTGCGCTGCTGGAGAACATCGCAGTTTTGCCAGAGGCAAGCGTTGGCGCAGCGCTGCGGCGGTTGGTCAAGCATGCGCAATGGGTAGCACTGGATGAGCGCGCACTTGCTCGCGGACGAGAACTCTACAGGAACTCCTCGCGAATATAG